The genomic segment AGTGAGTGGTCAGCGAGTTATCATCATGAGCGCTGGTCTGGTAATGTAAATTTTGCGGTGAGTCGTGCTGAGGCTAACGGTGTTGCGACAGGACAATACAATTTCTCAGCAAATGAAATTAACTATATTGCACAAAACTGGGTCTACCTGGATCATGATCAACGCTATACGTTGTCAGGCTCTCTCTTATACCGAGGTAAGTTCCTTAACTATTCTTTAGATGGTCTATTTGGTAGTGGTTTGCGCAGTGGTTTTGCCAATACACAAACCCTGCCTGCTTACGCCACCTTAAATGGATCCTTAAGTCATCACTTTAAGGATTACCATAATATTGAGGCACGCTTAACCGTATTAAATCTCTTTGATCGCAGTTATTTGCTTCGTGATGGAACAGGTATCGGCGTGGGCGCGCCGCAGTATGGATTCCGACGAACTATTCTGATGACGATGAGTTATCCTTTTTAGTCTTCACTTTTGCGCGTGGGTGTGCTTTGTCATAGACCTGAGCTAGGTGCTGAAAATCAAGATGGGTGTAAACCTGTGTTGAGACGATACTTGCATGCCCCAGTATTTCTTGTACAGCCCTTAAGTCGCCGCTTGATTGTAGAACATGGGATGCAAAAGAGTGTCTTAATACATGGGGATGTACATGATCGTCGAGCCCTAGTTGTTGCGCTCGTAGGCTCACTCGTTGCTGAATACTGCGCATACTCAAACGCTGTCCATGGCGACTTAAAAAAAGAGCAGTGGCCTCAGGATGGCGTTCCATAGCAACACCTAACCAAACCTTGAGCGCTTCCTCAGCAAAGCGCCCAATAGGGACTATCCGTGTTTTTGAACCTTTACCAGTCACTCTGAGTGTATGCTCATCCCATTGTATATCCCCGCGATTTAATGAGGCCAGTTCTTGCAGACGTAGTCCCGAGGAATACAACAATTCTAATAGAGCATGGTCTCTTAAAGACAGGGCATCCTCCCCCAGCTCTGCCATGAGTTGTTGCGCCCTATCA from the Ferrovum sp. JA12 genome contains:
- the xerC gene encoding tyrosine recombinase XerC gives rise to the protein MDKISLTEDTVNAYCAYLEHERRLSALTVKHYRRDLSLLTEYLSPRSVMEATPQLIRHMIGKLHAKGLGERSLSRLLSAWRGFYQFLIRRQLMTNNPCHDVRSPKIKRNLPHALSPDRAQQLMAELGEDALSLRDHALLELLYSSGLRLQELASLNRGDIQWDEHTLRVTGKGSKTRIVPIGRFAEEALKVWLGVAMERHPEATALFLSRHGQRLSMRSIQQRVSLRAQQLGLDDHVHPHVLRHSFASHVLQSSGDLRAVQEILGHASIVSTQVYTHLDFQHLAQVYDKAHPRAKVKTKKDNSSSSE